The Chiroxiphia lanceolata isolate bChiLan1 chromosome 4, bChiLan1.pri, whole genome shotgun sequence genome contains a region encoding:
- the GIMD1 gene encoding GTPase IMAP family member GIMD1 isoform X1 yields the protein MVDTNEMTINLVVLGKTQTGKSAAGNSLLGSSDFESRRSPSSVTTCCSLGRSCRILGIMRRNGCELALRVRVLDTPSYPHSALSKEQVRDIVGSALAQHFGEEGLHLALLVLRADLPLCPDESNDAVQFIQELLGPTWKDFTAVLLTHADKAEEAGCSEETYLHSASSTLLSLLSSVQHKYIFLDNQKSIIKEERTIVLRKLLNFIRQNNYQVLLLKNSKE from the exons ATGGTAGACACCAATGAGATGACAATCAACCTTGTTGTCCTTGGAAAAACTCAGACTGGCAAGAgtgctgctgggaacagcctgCTGGGCAGCTCAGACTTTGAGAGCCGTCGCTCCCCAAGCTCTGTGACTACATGCTGTAGCCTTGGACGCAGCTGCCGCATTTTGGGGATTATGCGAAGAAATGGCTGCGAGCTGGCTCTCCGCGTTCGAGTACTTGACACTCCAAGCTACCCTCACAGTGCTCTGAGCAAGGAGCAGGTGAGAGACATCGTGGGATCAGCCCTGGCTCAACACTTCGGGGAGGAAGGCCTGCACCTGGCTCTCTTGGTCCTGCGGGCTGACTTGCCTCTGTGTCCGGATGAGAGTAATGATGCAGTTCAGTTCATCCag GAACTTCTGGGTCCCACATGGAAGGATTTCACTGCAGTTTTACTTACTCATGCAGATAAGGCAGAAGAAGCTGGATGCAGTGAAGAAACATACTTGCACAGTGCCTCAAGTACTCTGTTGTCACTTTTGAGCTCAGTACAgcataaatacattttcctaGACAACCAGAAGAGCATaattaaagaggaaagaacCATTGTCTTAAGAAAGCTCTTGAATTTTATAAGACAAAATAATTATCAAGTGCTTTTACTTAAAAACAGCAAGGAATAA
- the GIMD1 gene encoding GTPase IMAP family member GIMD1 isoform X2 yields MVDTNEMTINLVVLGKTQTGKSAAGNSLLGSSDFESRRSPSSVTTCCSLGRSCRILGIMRRNGCELALRVRVLDTPSYPHSALSKEQELLGPTWKDFTAVLLTHADKAEEAGCSEETYLHSASSTLLSLLSSVQHKYIFLDNQKSIIKEERTIVLRKLLNFIRQNNYQVLLLKNSKE; encoded by the exons ATGGTAGACACCAATGAGATGACAATCAACCTTGTTGTCCTTGGAAAAACTCAGACTGGCAAGAgtgctgctgggaacagcctgCTGGGCAGCTCAGACTTTGAGAGCCGTCGCTCCCCAAGCTCTGTGACTACATGCTGTAGCCTTGGACGCAGCTGCCGCATTTTGGGGATTATGCGAAGAAATGGCTGCGAGCTGGCTCTCCGCGTTCGAGTACTTGACACTCCAAGCTACCCTCACAGTGCTCTGAGCAAGGAGCAG GAACTTCTGGGTCCCACATGGAAGGATTTCACTGCAGTTTTACTTACTCATGCAGATAAGGCAGAAGAAGCTGGATGCAGTGAAGAAACATACTTGCACAGTGCCTCAAGTACTCTGTTGTCACTTTTGAGCTCAGTACAgcataaatacattttcctaGACAACCAGAAGAGCATaattaaagaggaaagaacCATTGTCTTAAGAAAGCTCTTGAATTTTATAAGACAAAATAATTATCAAGTGCTTTTACTTAAAAACAGCAAGGAATAA